The sequence AGGATAGCTGAATTGGATAAATAGTTATTATACACGTCATGTCGACCGGAGCGATAGCGTAGTGGAGACATCTCATGAAAATTAGGATTAATATAATTAGATATCTCGGCTTCACTACGTTTCGCTCGATATGACGATATAGGTGTCATTATCTTACTCCACCTTAAAAAATTCTTCGAGCTCCTGTAAGGCTCCCTCGCTTCGGTTCATATCTTTAACCATACAACCCTTCTCCAGAACAACAATACGCTCGCATACTTCGGTTACGTGGTTCAGATCGTGACTCGAAATAAGTATTGTTACTTCTTTGTTTTCGTTAAGAGTTTTAAGGATGTTTTTTAATCTGAACTGCGTACTCGGGTCAAGATTGGCAAAAGGTTCATCCAGTATTATAACTTCGGGATTGCCGATTAGTGTTGCCACTATACCTGCCTTTTTTTGGTTACCTTTCGATAAGTCTCTAAGGTATTTGTTTACACCGAGTATTTCACCGTTAAAAAGTTCTTCGAATTGTTCGAGGAATTCTTTTAAGTCGGTTTTGTTCACTCCGCGCAATGAAGCTATAAAATCGAAATATTCATCAGGAGTGAGATATCCTATAAGAAAGCTCTCATCGATATACGAAGATGTAAATTCTTTCCAGGAAGTAGATTTATTTACCTGAATTTCCTGATTTGTAATATGTCCGCTTGTGGGTTTTATTAAATCAAGTAGGAGGCTGAACATTGTTGTTTTCCCCGCACCGTTGTTTCCAACCAGTCCGAACGACTGACCTTTGGGGATTTGAAGGTCTTCGATATTTAAAACAACTTTGTCTTCGTATTTTTTTGAAATATTCTGCAGGTGTATCATTTTCTATATTGTTGAATTGTGTAATATCTTGTTTTGCGTGAGGGATGGAGGCGGCATCCTTTTTATTGCCTTAGCAATAAAAAGATATAGCCGAGAGCCCGACCCCGGCTACTGAACTTATTTTGTCTTATGGCAGACAAGGGATAAGTAGCCGGGGGCA is a genomic window of Bacteroidota bacterium containing:
- a CDS encoding ABC transporter ATP-binding protein; the protein is MIHLQNISKKYEDKVVLNIEDLQIPKGQSFGLVGNNGAGKTTMFSLLLDLIKPTSGHITNQEIQVNKSTSWKEFTSSYIDESFLIGYLTPDEYFDFIASLRGVNKTDLKEFLEQFEELFNGEILGVNKYLRDLSKGNQKKAGIVATLIGNPEVIILDEPFANLDPSTQFRLKNILKTLNENKEVTILISSHDLNHVTEVCERIVVLEKGCMVKDMNRSEGALQELEEFFKVE